The Roseovarius indicus genome has a segment encoding these proteins:
- a CDS encoding VIT1/CCC1 transporter family protein — translation MRPFRSCTGHPTPYPDQTHPAFGKQSGKAMDWQAHRREAHKLGRTQEYLKQLVYGGNDGIVTTFAIVAGFAGAAADGVAQIGGLAVLVFGLANLFADAVSMGLGEFLSLRSQHDLYRARRNSELHEIKRNPDQERMELFEILRQRGLPAGEADTAAGILSRHPEIMADLMMTYEFGMTDPAEESPLLNGLSTFLAFVAFGSIPLAPYFLLPPDDRTFLLSVAATALALTSLGLLRWSATGERLFRSVGETILVGSICAMVAFVVGWIVGG, via the coding sequence ATGCGGCCATTCCGCAGTTGCACCGGTCACCCGACACCTTATCCTGACCAGACCCACCCGGCATTCGGCAAGCAATCAGGCAAGGCGATGGATTGGCAGGCGCACAGGCGCGAGGCTCACAAACTGGGCCGGACGCAGGAGTATCTGAAACAGCTCGTCTATGGCGGCAATGACGGAATCGTCACGACCTTCGCCATTGTCGCAGGCTTTGCCGGCGCCGCAGCCGATGGCGTGGCCCAGATCGGCGGGCTGGCGGTGCTTGTCTTCGGGCTTGCCAATCTTTTCGCCGACGCGGTCAGCATGGGCCTTGGCGAGTTCCTCTCGCTCCGCTCCCAGCACGACCTTTATCGCGCGCGCCGGAACAGCGAGCTGCACGAAATCAAGCGAAACCCGGATCAGGAGCGGATGGAGCTGTTCGAGATCCTCCGCCAGAGGGGCCTGCCCGCCGGCGAGGCCGACACGGCGGCCGGCATCCTGTCGCGGCATCCCGAGATCATGGCCGACCTGATGATGACGTATGAATTCGGCATGACGGACCCGGCAGAGGAGAGCCCGCTCCTGAACGGGCTGTCGACCTTCCTGGCCTTCGTCGCGTTCGGGTCGATTCCGCTTGCGCCCTATTTCCTGCTACCGCCCGACGACCGGACGTTCTTGCTGTCCGTCGCCGCAACCGCGCTGGCCCTGACGAGCCTGGGGTTGCTGCGGTGGAGCGCGACAGGCGAAAGACTGTTCCGCTCGGTCGGCGAAACGATACTCGTCGGGTCGATCTGTGCCATGGTCGCCTTTGTCGTGGGGTGGATCGTCGGCGGCTGA
- a CDS encoding DUF6456 domain-containing protein, with translation MPYVSPSAEIAEQLPCWVPKEALAYLLHTETGQPIRALAREAGVHASTVLRQVRAFEARREDILVDQVLSRLGRRVHAAGTRNSPADEVVPSMDELSQEARRVLRRMCEPGAMLAVAADMDKAVVVRESDDGDTTRRAIVGHAAAEAMALAGWIACDQPGRVSRYRITSAGRDALNRMMAEAENRAVGFAEAPARFEPAKPKGQGAPVDTMSSRRPRFLAVETPLTLLGRRRDRSGEKFLSDELVSAGERLREDYEMADLGIRQGESWDRFLVKAAELSPAGPGHDGTAVARSRVLGALRDLGPGLGDVVLRCCCHLEGLESAEKHMGWSARSGKVVLRIALQRLRRHYDRLGDDGDLIG, from the coding sequence GTGCCATATGTCTCGCCTTCCGCCGAAATCGCGGAACAGTTGCCATGCTGGGTGCCAAAAGAGGCACTCGCATATCTTCTTCACACGGAAACGGGCCAGCCGATCCGCGCCCTTGCGCGGGAGGCGGGGGTACATGCCTCTACCGTTCTGCGGCAGGTGCGGGCGTTCGAAGCGCGACGAGAGGATATCCTCGTGGACCAGGTGTTAAGCCGGCTCGGCCGACGGGTGCACGCGGCCGGGACGCGCAATAGCCCAGCGGACGAGGTCGTGCCATCGATGGACGAGCTGTCGCAGGAAGCGCGACGGGTGCTGCGGCGGATGTGCGAGCCGGGTGCGATGCTGGCGGTGGCCGCCGACATGGACAAGGCCGTCGTCGTGCGCGAAAGCGACGACGGGGATACGACGCGCCGTGCCATCGTGGGGCACGCGGCGGCCGAGGCGATGGCCTTGGCAGGATGGATCGCCTGCGATCAACCCGGCCGGGTTTCACGCTACCGGATCACTTCGGCGGGCCGCGACGCCCTCAACCGGATGATGGCCGAAGCCGAAAACCGCGCTGTCGGGTTCGCAGAGGCGCCGGCGCGATTCGAACCCGCCAAGCCGAAGGGGCAGGGCGCCCCGGTCGACACGATGTCTTCCAGGCGCCCCCGGTTCTTGGCTGTGGAAACGCCGCTCACGCTGCTTGGGCGTCGGCGTGACCGCAGTGGCGAGAAGTTCCTTTCGGACGAACTCGTCAGTGCGGGCGAACGGCTGCGGGAAGATTACGAGATGGCCGACCTGGGGATCCGTCAGGGGGAGAGCTGGGACAGGTTCCTGGTCAAGGCTGCCGAGTTGTCGCCTGCCGGCCCGGGGCATGATGGTACCGCGGTGGCCCGGTCTCGGGTTCTAGGTGCCTTGCGCGATCTTGGGCCGGGGCTGGGCGACGTCGTACTGCGCTGCTGTTGTCACCTGGAAGGCCTTGAAAGCGCCGAGAAGCACATGGGCTGGTCGGCCCGGTCCGGCAAGGTGGTGCTGCGCATCGCGCTGCAGCGGCTCAGGCGGCATTACGACCGGCTGGGCGATGACGGAGACCTCATTGGGTAG
- a CDS encoding DUF6477 family protein codes for MTTRLPCLYSLRRPRLLIEAARLGVAEYSRDAALRRHLGYLRQPDCEATLGALLEIEDELNQMRKDGNAGYSPARHVDVVIAIMGEARLLRASAQADQEKASGIEAFFSATKASSASAIPGSSAGC; via the coding sequence ATGACCACGCGCCTGCCCTGCCTTTACAGCCTGCGCCGCCCCCGACTCCTGATCGAGGCGGCACGACTCGGCGTCGCGGAGTACAGCCGCGATGCGGCGCTGCGGCGACATCTCGGGTATCTGCGCCAGCCCGACTGCGAGGCCACGCTCGGGGCGTTGCTGGAAATCGAGGATGAGCTCAACCAGATGCGCAAAGACGGCAACGCCGGCTATTCGCCGGCGCGCCACGTGGATGTCGTGATTGCGATCATGGGCGAGGCGCGGCTGTTGCGCGCCTCGGCCCAGGCTGATCAGGAGAAGGCGTCGGGCATCGAAGCCTTCTTCTCGGCCACGAAAGCGTCGAGCGCCTCGGCGATACCCGGGTCAAGCGCCGGCTGTTGA
- a CDS encoding trimethylamine methyltransferase family protein has protein sequence MSEAAARRRGRGGGGAARRAERTAVNIETAKYIERNIPLFEVLNEEALDIIEQNAEIVLEEIGVNFVENPKALERWRNAGADVDGERVRIPRGLARELIKTAPSEYTQHARNPERNVVVGGRNLVCAPVYGPPFVRDMDHGRRYATMDDFEKFVKLGYMSRWLHHSGGTVCEPTDIPVNKRHLDMLKAHMTLSDKPFMGSVTDPSRAQDSVDMCGILFGEDFVRDNTVMTSLININSPMTFDEVMMGALEVYAENNQACIISPFIVGGAMAPVSVAGTLTQVLAEVLAGIAYSQIIRPGAPVIFGAFVTSIDMNSGAPTFGTPEASLITYGAGQLARRYGLPFRSAGSFNGSKLPDAQAAYESANSLNLGLLSGVNFMLHSCGWLEGGLVSSFEKFVMDADQLGALQNMARGVDMTENGQAMDAIREVGPGGHYLGCAHTQANFKKSFWRSELLDYKPFEQWAEEGERDTMTLANVKVKQTLSNYQQPALDPGIAEALDAFVAEKKASMPDAFS, from the coding sequence ATGAGCGAAGCAGCAGCCCGCAGACGAGGCCGCGGTGGCGGCGGTGCAGCCCGCCGGGCCGAACGCACGGCCGTCAATATCGAAACCGCCAAGTATATCGAGCGAAACATTCCGCTCTTCGAAGTTCTGAACGAAGAGGCGCTCGACATCATCGAACAGAACGCCGAGATCGTGCTCGAGGAGATCGGCGTGAACTTCGTCGAGAACCCGAAGGCGCTGGAGCGTTGGCGCAACGCCGGCGCGGATGTCGATGGCGAGCGCGTGCGCATACCGCGCGGCCTGGCCCGTGAGCTGATCAAGACGGCGCCGAGCGAATACACTCAGCATGCCCGCAACCCCGAGCGCAATGTCGTTGTCGGCGGGCGCAACCTGGTCTGTGCGCCGGTCTACGGCCCGCCCTTCGTGCGGGATATGGATCACGGCCGTCGCTACGCCACGATGGACGACTTCGAGAAGTTCGTGAAACTGGGCTACATGTCGCGCTGGCTGCACCATTCGGGCGGCACGGTGTGCGAGCCGACCGATATTCCGGTGAACAAGCGCCACCTCGACATGCTGAAGGCGCATATGACGCTGTCGGACAAGCCGTTCATGGGGTCGGTCACCGACCCCAGCCGCGCGCAGGACAGCGTCGACATGTGCGGTATCCTCTTCGGTGAGGATTTCGTGCGCGACAACACGGTGATGACCTCGCTGATCAACATCAACTCGCCGATGACCTTCGACGAGGTGATGATGGGGGCGCTCGAGGTGTATGCCGAGAACAACCAGGCCTGCATCATTTCGCCGTTCATCGTCGGCGGCGCGATGGCGCCGGTGTCGGTGGCCGGTACCCTGACGCAGGTTCTGGCCGAGGTTCTGGCCGGCATTGCCTATTCACAGATCATCCGCCCCGGCGCACCGGTTATCTTCGGCGCCTTCGTGACCTCGATCGACATGAACAGCGGCGCGCCCACCTTCGGCACGCCCGAGGCCTCGCTGATCACCTACGGTGCAGGGCAGCTTGCGCGGCGGTATGGGCTGCCGTTCCGGTCGGCCGGGTCGTTCAACGGGTCGAAACTGCCGGACGCGCAGGCGGCCTACGAATCGGCCAACAGCCTCAACCTCGGGCTGCTGTCGGGTGTGAACTTCATGCTGCACTCCTGCGGCTGGCTGGAAGGCGGCCTTGTCTCGAGCTTCGAGAAGTTCGTGATGGATGCCGACCAGCTTGGCGCACTGCAGAACATGGCCCGCGGGGTCGACATGACCGAGAACGGGCAGGCGATGGACGCGATCCGCGAAGTCGGCCCGGGCGGGCACTACCTTGGCTGCGCCCACACGCAGGCCAACTTCAAGAAGTCGTTCTGGCGGTCGGAACTTCTCGACTACAAGCCGTTCGAGCAATGGGCCGAGGAAGGCGAGCGCGATACGATGACGCTGGCCAACGTCAAGGTGAAGCAGACGCTGTCGAACTATCAACAGCCGGCGCTTGACCCGGGTATCGCCGAGGCGCTCGACGCTTTCGTGGCCGAGAAGAAGGCTTCGATGCCCGACGCCTTCTCCTGA
- the guaA gene encoding glutamine-hydrolyzing GMP synthase: MSQTPHDRLLIIDFGSQVTQLIARRLRELNVYCEIHPFQQVTDEFLDEFAPKAVIFSGGPASVIDEGSPRPPEKVFNLGVPILGICYGQQVMMHMLGGKVERGHGTAEFGRAYVTPPAERLPLLDGWFATPDGREQVWMSHGDHVSAIAPGFEVYGTSPYAPFAITADTDRNFFAVQFHPEVHHTPNGKTLYANFVKLAGFTGDWTMAAYRDEAIEKIREQVGDRQVICGLSGGVDSSVAAVLIHEAIGDQLTCVFVDHGLLRLGEAEEVTTMFRDHYNIPLIHADESDLFLGELEGVSDPEQKRKTIGRLFIDVFQKHANEIENAEFLAQGTLYPDVIESVSFSGGPSVTIKSHHNVGGLPEKMGLKLVEPLRELFKDEVRALGRELGLPQSFIGRHPFPGPGLAIRCPGEITKDKLDILRKADAVYIDQIRKHGLYDEIWQAFVAILPVRTVGVMGDGRTYDYACALRAVTSVDGMTADYYPFSHEFLGETATRIINEVKGINRVTYDITSKPPGTIEWE, translated from the coding sequence ATGAGCCAGACACCGCACGACCGCCTCCTCATCATCGATTTCGGCAGCCAGGTCACCCAGCTGATTGCCCGCCGCCTGCGCGAACTGAACGTCTATTGCGAAATCCACCCGTTCCAGCAGGTGACGGATGAGTTTCTCGACGAATTCGCCCCGAAGGCGGTGATCTTCTCCGGGGGGCCCGCCTCGGTCATCGACGAGGGCTCGCCGCGCCCGCCGGAAAAGGTGTTCAATCTTGGTGTGCCCATCCTCGGCATCTGCTACGGCCAGCAGGTCATGATGCACATGCTGGGCGGCAAGGTGGAACGTGGCCACGGCACCGCAGAATTCGGTCGCGCCTATGTCACCCCGCCTGCCGAGCGGCTGCCCCTGCTCGATGGCTGGTTCGCCACCCCAGATGGCCGCGAGCAGGTCTGGATGAGCCACGGGGACCACGTATCGGCCATCGCTCCGGGGTTCGAAGTCTACGGCACCTCGCCCTATGCCCCCTTCGCCATCACGGCGGACACTGACAGGAATTTCTTCGCCGTCCAGTTCCACCCCGAGGTGCACCACACTCCGAACGGCAAGACCCTCTATGCCAACTTCGTCAAGCTGGCCGGCTTCACCGGTGACTGGACGATGGCCGCCTATCGTGACGAGGCGATCGAGAAGATCCGCGAACAGGTTGGCGACCGGCAGGTGATCTGCGGCCTGTCCGGCGGCGTCGACAGCTCGGTCGCGGCTGTCCTGATCCACGAGGCCATCGGCGATCAGCTGACCTGTGTCTTCGTCGACCACGGCCTGTTGCGGCTGGGCGAGGCCGAAGAGGTCACGACCATGTTCCGCGACCACTACAACATCCCGCTCATCCATGCCGACGAGTCGGATCTTTTCCTGGGTGAGCTTGAGGGCGTAAGCGACCCGGAGCAAAAGAGAAAAACAATCGGCCGCCTCTTCATCGACGTGTTCCAGAAACACGCCAACGAGATCGAGAATGCCGAGTTCCTCGCTCAGGGCACCCTCTATCCAGACGTCATCGAATCCGTGTCCTTCTCCGGCGGTCCCTCGGTCACCATCAAGTCGCACCACAACGTGGGCGGCCTGCCCGAGAAGATGGGCCTGAAACTGGTCGAACCGCTGCGAGAACTCTTCAAGGACGAGGTCCGCGCCCTTGGCCGCGAACTGGGCCTGCCGCAAAGCTTCATTGGCCGCCACCCCTTCCCCGGGCCCGGCCTCGCCATCCGCTGCCCCGGCGAGATCACCAAGGACAAGCTCGATATCCTGCGCAAGGCCGATGCCGTCTATATCGACCAGATCCGCAAACACGGCCTTTACGACGAGATCTGGCAGGCCTTCGTCGCGATCCTGCCGGTCAGGACCGTCGGCGTCATGGGCGACGGCCGCACCTACGATTACGCCTGCGCCCTGCGCGCCGTCACCAGCGTCGACGGCATGACAGCCGATTACTACCCGTTCAGCCACGAGTTCCTCGGCGAAACCGCCACGCGCATCATCAACGAGGTCAAGGGGATCAACCGGGTCACCTACGACATCACTTCGAAACCTCCGGGAACCATCGAGTGGGAATGA